The Streptococcus viridans genome includes a window with the following:
- a CDS encoding tyrosine-protein kinase, with product MATLEIVKSKLAAMTQAEEYFNALSTNIQLSGTNIKVVAISSVQPNEGKSTISTNLATAFARAGYRTLLIDADIRNSVMTGVFKSQGRVAGLTEVLSGKSEISQAIATTDYPKLDVLLSGQISPNPTGLLQSKNFEVIMEALRNHYDYIIVDTPPIGMVIDAAIIAQRCDGSLIVTAAGAVSRKAVQKAKEQLEQTGTPFLGVVLNKFDIQLEKYGSYGNYGNYGNYGKKR from the coding sequence ATGGCAACCTTAGAAATTGTAAAAAGCAAATTAGCAGCGATGACTCAGGCTGAAGAATATTTTAATGCCTTGAGTACCAATATTCAGTTGAGTGGGACGAATATCAAGGTCGTTGCCATCTCATCTGTGCAACCAAACGAAGGAAAATCAACCATTTCTACGAATTTGGCGACAGCCTTTGCGCGTGCGGGCTATCGTACCTTGTTGATTGATGCGGATATCCGTAACTCGGTGATGACAGGTGTCTTCAAGAGCCAAGGCCGTGTCGCTGGATTGACAGAAGTCCTTTCTGGGAAGAGTGAGATTTCCCAAGCGATTGCGACAACAGACTATCCAAAATTGGACGTTCTCTTGTCAGGTCAGATTTCTCCAAATCCAACGGGTCTCTTGCAAAGCAAAAACTTCGAGGTCATCATGGAGGCGCTTCGCAATCACTATGACTATATCATTGTCGACACCCCACCAATTGGGATGGTGATTGATGCGGCGATTATTGCTCAACGCTGTGATGGTAGCTTGATTGTGACAGCAGCAGGAGCTGTTAGTCGCAAGGCTGTTCAAAAGGCCAAAGAGCAACTAGAGCAGACAGGAACACCATTCCTGGGAGTGGTCCTCAATAAATTTGATATTCAATTAGAAAAATATGGTTCCTATGGTAATTACGGGAACTATGGCAATTATGGGAAAAAAAGATAA
- a CDS encoding Wzz/FepE/Etk N-terminal domain-containing protein, translating to MKNQESKEIELDVVSLFKTLWRRKFSIIITALLFAIGALGYSAFVAKKIYQSTSRIYVVSRQNQENNALTNQDLQAGSYLVKDYREIILSQNVLNQAIDELKLEMTPAELAKKVSVAVPTDTRILSITASDPDPKEAARIANGLKDVAAEKIIAVTKVSDVTTLDEAVVPQNPSSPNIKRNVVIGFVLGGLLISILVILSEVLDDRVKKPEDIEEVMGITLLGVIPNVKKL from the coding sequence ATGAAAAACCAAGAGAGCAAAGAGATCGAATTGGATGTGGTCTCCCTCTTTAAAACCTTATGGCGTCGTAAATTCTCAATTATCATTACGGCCTTGCTGTTTGCGATTGGAGCCCTGGGGTACAGTGCTTTTGTAGCGAAAAAGATCTACCAAAGTACTAGTCGTATCTACGTGGTCAGCCGTCAGAATCAAGAAAACAATGCCTTGACCAACCAAGATCTTCAAGCGGGATCCTACTTGGTTAAAGACTATCGCGAGATAATTCTCTCTCAAAACGTTTTGAATCAAGCTATTGATGAGTTGAAATTAGAGATGACTCCAGCAGAGCTTGCTAAGAAAGTCTCCGTGGCAGTACCTACAGATACTCGGATTTTGTCGATCACAGCATCAGACCCAGATCCCAAAGAAGCAGCTCGCATCGCGAATGGCTTGAAAGATGTAGCGGCAGAAAAAATTATTGCTGTAACAAAGGTGTCTGATGTGACAACATTGGATGAGGCAGTTGTCCCGCAGAATCCTTCTTCACCAAATATCAAACGAAATGTTGTCATTGGTTTTGTCCTTGGTGGTCTCTTGATTTCCATTCTGGTGATTTTGTCAGAGGTATTGGATGACCGTGTGAAGAAACCAGAAGATATCGAAGAAGTGATGGGTATCACACTATTAGGTGTGATCCCGAATGTGAAGAAACTGTAA
- the cps4B gene encoding capsular polysaccharide biosynthesis protein Cps4B: MIDIHSHIVFDVDDGPKTIEDSKLLIEESYRQGVRTIVSTSHRRKGMFETPEEKIYQNYLAVKEMVETYLPEMKLHFGAEIYYTRDILEKLEAGTIPTLADTSFALIEFSMATPYKEIHQSLSAVLRLGVTPVVAHIERYHCLEKNEKRVRELIRMGCYTQINSSSVLKPKLFGDRYKFMKHRAQYFLDKDLVHFVASDMHNVDQRPPYMDQAYQLIEKRYGSDRARALFVENQQTLLDDELF, encoded by the coding sequence ATGATTGATATTCATTCACACATTGTCTTTGATGTGGATGATGGACCAAAGACGATTGAGGATAGCAAGCTCCTCATCGAGGAAAGCTACCGTCAAGGGGTTCGTACCATCGTTTCGACGTCCCATCGTCGAAAAGGGATGTTTGAAACCCCAGAAGAAAAGATCTATCAAAACTACTTGGCAGTAAAAGAGATGGTAGAGACCTATCTGCCTGAAATGAAACTGCATTTCGGAGCAGAAATCTACTATACGCGAGATATCCTAGAAAAGCTAGAAGCCGGGACTATTCCAACGCTTGCTGATACCAGTTTTGCCTTGATCGAGTTTAGTATGGCGACCCCCTACAAGGAGATTCACCAGTCCTTAAGTGCAGTTTTGCGCTTAGGAGTGACTCCGGTGGTTGCCCATATTGAACGCTACCACTGTTTAGAAAAGAATGAAAAACGGGTGCGGGAATTGATCCGAATGGGATGCTATACCCAGATCAATAGTTCGAGCGTCCTCAAGCCTAAGTTGTTTGGTGATCGCTATAAGTTCATGAAACATCGTGCCCAATATTTCTTGGATAAGGACTTGGTTCATTTTGTTGCCAGCGATATGCACAATGTTGATCAGCGCCCTCCATACATGGACCAGGCTTATCAGTTGATTGAAAAACGCTACGGCAGTGACCGGGCGCGTGCCCTTTTTGTTGAAAATCAGCAAACATTATTGGATGACGAATTATTTTAA
- a CDS encoding LCP family protein yields MNQSRKNKRSTRTSSWDQLRIVNSGLWVLTLLVAGLFLYNVFSYNILAFRYLNILVTALLVGGLFLTLGLILAGKAKKTTLFLLVLGLLGTSVGTYVTQQLVDVAGNVNRNANYTEFEMAVYVKADSPIQDIKEISSVAAPTGNNNADDLMALVEEVKKTRQHDLTIEDVESYAAAYQALQEDKTKAIALNSTFEDTVASVDADYAKKLKKIYSYKIRRQVETKAKADANADTFNIYVSGIDTYGPVTSVSRSDVNIIMTVNRKTKQVLLTTTPRDAYVPIADGGNNQGDKLTHAGIYGVDASIHTLENLYDIKIDYYVRLNFTSFLKLVDLVGGIDVENDQEFTSLHGNYHFPVGKVHLNSEQALGFVRERYSLEGGDNDRGKNQEKVIAAIIHKLTSTKALSNYNEIVSGLQDSLQTNMPLPTIMNLVNTQLETGGSYKVTSQAVTGQGRNDLPSYAMPGSALYMMELNADSVAQAKEKINQTMEGKNND; encoded by the coding sequence ATGAATCAAAGCAGAAAAAACAAACGCTCAACTAGAACTAGCAGTTGGGATCAGCTACGGATTGTCAATAGCGGTCTCTGGGTCTTAACGCTACTTGTGGCTGGGCTCTTTCTTTATAATGTCTTTAGCTACAATATCCTAGCCTTTCGCTATTTGAATATCCTTGTGACGGCCTTGCTGGTTGGCGGACTTTTTTTAACCTTGGGTTTGATCCTTGCAGGCAAGGCTAAAAAGACGACGCTATTTTTATTGGTCCTAGGCTTGCTAGGAACCTCTGTGGGAACCTATGTTACCCAACAGTTGGTCGATGTCGCTGGAAATGTGAACAGAAATGCCAATTATACGGAGTTTGAGATGGCTGTCTATGTTAAAGCAGATAGTCCAATCCAAGATATCAAAGAAATCAGCAGTGTGGCAGCGCCTACGGGGAATAATAATGCAGATGATCTGATGGCCCTAGTAGAGGAAGTGAAGAAAACGCGCCAGCATGACCTGACCATCGAAGATGTGGAATCTTATGCGGCAGCCTACCAGGCCCTACAAGAAGACAAGACGAAAGCCATCGCCTTGAATAGTACCTTTGAAGATACTGTAGCAAGTGTGGATGCTGACTACGCAAAAAAATTAAAGAAAATCTACTCTTACAAGATCCGTCGCCAAGTGGAAACCAAGGCAAAGGCAGATGCCAATGCGGACACCTTTAACATCTATGTCAGCGGGATTGACACTTACGGTCCAGTCACTTCGGTTTCTCGGTCTGATGTCAATATTATCATGACGGTCAATCGAAAGACCAAGCAAGTCTTGCTGACTACGACTCCGCGTGACGCCTATGTTCCAATTGCTGATGGCGGGAACAACCAAGGGGATAAGTTGACCCACGCTGGGATTTACGGAGTAGATGCGTCTATTCATACCTTAGAAAACCTGTACGACATCAAGATTGACTACTATGTCCGCTTGAACTTCACCTCCTTCTTGAAGCTTGTCGACCTCGTCGGAGGGATTGATGTAGAAAATGATCAAGAGTTTACAAGTCTACACGGGAACTACCACTTCCCTGTAGGGAAAGTTCACTTGAATTCGGAACAGGCCCTTGGCTTTGTCCGTGAACGCTACTCTCTCGAAGGTGGAGACAACGATCGTGGGAAGAACCAAGAAAAAGTGATCGCAGCCATTATCCATAAATTAACATCGACCAAAGCATTGAGCAATTACAACGAAATCGTTTCTGGTTTACAAGATTCCTTGCAAACCAATATGCCCTTGCCAACCATTATGAATTTGGTCAATACACAGTTGGAGACTGGTGGAAGTTACAAGGTGACTTCACAAGCTGTCACTGGACAAGGACGAAATGACTTGCCTTCATATGCGATGCCAGGATCTGCTCTTTACATGATGGAGCTGAATGCTGATAGCGTGGCACAAGCCAAAGAAAAGATAAACCAAACCATGGAAGGAAAAAACAATGATTGA
- the cls gene encoding cardiolipin synthase has protein sequence MSFRKIRLLMSKYGFSILFMGFELWLSFAAFFWLNEWFPNWMSVTIMVLLYISTILAIVNRNMPPESKVTWLLIAVIPVFGSLLYLMFGERRLSKKEMVQLENMESMNFREDNSRELRLQLKEESKSVYGMVKSILSMDHNADLYNGTASTFFPLGDHMLPQLLEDLRSAKKFIFLEFYIIEEGLMWNSILDILLEKVKEGVEVKLLYDDIGCMATLKGNYTRRLRKLGIDAHKFNKVVPRLTVAYNNRDHRKILVIDGQIGYTGGVNLADEYINQRERFGHWKDSAVRLDGRAVKALTRLFLMNWYINQGEIEDFDKYHMENQAVDGEGFYIPFGSGPKPIYKSQVGKSVYQNIINQATDYVYITTPYLIIDYDLTEDIRNAALRGVDVRIVTPFIPDKKLIQIVTRGAYPDLMEAGVKIYEYTPGFIHSKQVLADDEVAVVGTINFDYRSLVHHYENAVWMYRSPELTKIRADFEEIFSVSQQIKLDTFRITWYQHLIKEIMQLFAPML, from the coding sequence GTGAGTTTTCGAAAGATTCGATTGTTAATGTCCAAATATGGGTTCAGTATCCTCTTTATGGGGTTTGAACTCTGGCTGTCCTTTGCGGCCTTCTTTTGGTTAAATGAATGGTTCCCCAACTGGATGTCTGTCACCATCATGGTCCTCTTGTATATCTCGACCATTTTGGCGATCGTCAACCGAAATATGCCTCCAGAGAGCAAGGTGACCTGGCTCCTGATTGCCGTCATCCCTGTCTTTGGTTCCCTTCTTTACCTCATGTTTGGAGAGCGGCGTCTGTCCAAGAAAGAAATGGTTCAGTTGGAAAATATGGAGTCCATGAATTTCCGTGAGGACAACAGCCGTGAGCTTCGCCTGCAATTGAAAGAAGAGAGTAAGAGCGTCTATGGGATGGTCAAGTCTATTCTGTCCATGGACCACAACGCAGACCTCTACAATGGGACGGCTTCGACCTTTTTCCCACTAGGGGACCATATGCTCCCACAATTGTTGGAGGATTTGCGTTCAGCCAAGAAATTTATCTTTCTCGAATTCTATATCATCGAGGAAGGTCTCATGTGGAATAGCATCCTAGATATCCTACTTGAGAAAGTCAAAGAAGGGGTAGAGGTGAAACTGCTCTACGATGATATTGGCTGTATGGCGACCCTGAAGGGAAACTACACCAGACGCTTGCGCAAATTAGGCATTGATGCCCATAAGTTTAACAAGGTGGTGCCACGATTGACGGTGGCTTATAACAATCGAGACCACCGCAAGATCTTGGTCATTGATGGCCAGATTGGCTATACAGGTGGCGTTAACCTAGCGGATGAGTATATCAACCAGAGAGAACGCTTCGGTCATTGGAAGGATAGTGCAGTGCGCTTGGACGGCCGAGCCGTCAAGGCCTTGACGCGACTCTTTCTCATGAACTGGTACATCAACCAGGGAGAGATTGAAGATTTCGATAAATACCATATGGAAAACCAAGCGGTAGATGGAGAAGGCTTCTATATCCCCTTTGGGAGTGGACCGAAACCCATCTACAAGTCCCAGGTTGGTAAGTCTGTGTATCAGAATATCATCAATCAGGCAACAGACTATGTCTACATTACGACCCCTTATTTAATCATTGATTATGATTTGACAGAAGATATTCGAAATGCGGCTCTCCGTGGTGTCGATGTACGCATCGTGACCCCTTTCATTCCGGATAAAAAATTGATCCAAATCGTTACAAGAGGGGCTTATCCAGACCTGATGGAAGCAGGGGTGAAAATCTATGAATACACCCCAGGCTTTATCCATAGCAAGCAAGTATTGGCCGACGATGAAGTCGCAGTAGTCGGGACCATCAACTTTGACTATCGGAGCCTAGTTCATCACTATGAGAATGCTGTCTGGATGTATCGAAGCCCAGAATTGACCAAGATCCGAGCGGATTTTGAAGAGATCTTTTCCGTATCTCAGCAGATCAAGTTGGACACTTTCCGGATCACCTGGTACCAGCATTTGATCAAAGAAATTATGCAGTTATTTGCGCCCATGCTATAG
- a CDS encoding SP_0198 family lipoprotein, translated as MAKKVTALLVTATVLLLGACSNQQTPSQTNTSSSATTTTATSSQQTTTSPQVNQAGLNGTYMGMDESDQVTLVIAGDSGTWTAVEADGEQELKQVKLDAANQILFIGDDGYRYQLEGQQLTLKEADQDLGDQDTIVLTKQ; from the coding sequence ATGGCAAAGAAAGTAACTGCTTTATTAGTAACAGCTACAGTCCTCCTACTTGGAGCGTGTTCGAACCAGCAAACACCATCGCAAACGAACACGTCATCAAGTGCGACGACCACAACGGCAACTTCTTCTCAACAGACAACGACTAGTCCGCAGGTTAACCAAGCAGGTCTGAACGGAACCTATATGGGAATGGATGAAAGCGATCAAGTGACGCTCGTCATCGCTGGTGATTCAGGGACTTGGACGGCTGTAGAGGCAGATGGAGAGCAAGAGCTGAAACAAGTCAAGCTAGATGCTGCCAACCAGATCCTCTTTATCGGAGATGATGGCTACCGCTATCAACTGGAGGGGCAACAATTGACCCTGAAGGAAGCGGATCAAGACTTGGGTGATCAGGATACGATTGTTCTGACCAAGCAATAA
- a CDS encoding bifunctional folylpolyglutamate synthase/dihydrofolate synthase — MNQIEEWMNSRIGLNFRSGLGRMQQAVKLLGDPREAVPMIHVTGTNGKGSTIAFMRQLFQQHGLKVGTFTSPHIVSMHDRICINGQPISDQDLIRLGQSIQAMESQLLETHDQLSYFEIITLLAFLYFHEQKVDLALIEVGIGGLLDTTNVITGEVAVITSVGLDHQETLGGSLEAIARQKAGIFKAGKPAVIGPLAKEAEQVCIEKAQAIGCPLARYGEDFQLVKGVFQDAQHRFDSLKIGLNGAYQEENAAVALEAFLLFMEQRGLAVDENGVREALQATSWPGRLENFDQGIYLDGAHNPHAIHRLVEYARTFSDKRVKILFGALKRKDYQGMLEIFASDLPEADLTVTTFAYGEVVQEADGLGYPYVADFRDYLQDFYSRQAGQEVLFVTGSLYFISEVRAYLLEQGKNPL; from the coding sequence ATGAATCAAATTGAAGAATGGATGAATAGCCGAATTGGACTCAATTTTCGTTCAGGCTTGGGGCGGATGCAACAGGCTGTAAAGCTCTTAGGGGACCCTCGTGAAGCTGTTCCGATGATCCATGTGACGGGGACCAACGGTAAGGGCTCGACCATTGCGTTTATGCGCCAGCTATTCCAACAACATGGCCTAAAAGTCGGGACCTTTACTTCTCCGCATATTGTTAGTATGCATGATCGGATTTGTATCAATGGGCAACCAATTTCGGATCAAGATCTGATTCGCTTGGGTCAGAGCATCCAAGCGATGGAGTCTCAGCTTCTTGAGACTCACGACCAACTCTCTTACTTTGAAATCATCACCCTCTTGGCCTTTTTGTATTTCCATGAACAAAAAGTAGACCTGGCCTTGATCGAGGTTGGGATCGGAGGCCTCCTTGATACGACCAATGTCATCACAGGAGAGGTAGCAGTGATCACCTCAGTAGGGCTGGATCATCAGGAGACCTTGGGAGGAAGCCTAGAGGCCATTGCTAGGCAAAAAGCTGGGATCTTTAAAGCCGGGAAGCCGGCTGTTATCGGTCCACTGGCTAAAGAGGCTGAGCAAGTCTGCATAGAAAAGGCCCAAGCAATAGGCTGTCCGCTAGCTCGCTATGGAGAAGATTTCCAACTGGTGAAGGGCGTCTTTCAAGATGCGCAGCATCGGTTTGACTCACTGAAAATTGGGCTCAATGGAGCTTATCAGGAAGAGAATGCTGCGGTGGCTCTCGAAGCCTTTCTCCTCTTCATGGAGCAGAGAGGTCTGGCGGTCGATGAAAACGGTGTTCGGGAGGCTTTGCAAGCGACTAGCTGGCCGGGTCGTCTGGAAAACTTTGACCAAGGCATCTATCTAGATGGCGCTCATAACCCCCATGCCATCCATCGCTTGGTCGAATATGCCCGCACTTTTTCAGATAAGCGCGTGAAGATCCTCTTTGGTGCTTTAAAACGCAAGGATTACCAGGGAATGTTGGAGATCTTTGCAAGCGATTTGCCGGAGGCGGACTTGACGGTGACGACCTTTGCTTATGGGGAAGTGGTCCAAGAGGCGGATGGCTTAGGCTATCCTTATGTGGCGGATTTCAGAGATTATTTGCAAGATTTTTATAGCCGGCAAGCTGGTCAAGAGGTGCTCTTTGTCACTGGCTCTCTCTACTTTATTTCCGAAGTTCGCGCATATCTATTAGAGCAGGGAAAGAATCCTTTATAG
- a CDS encoding DUF1292 domain-containing protein: MAHNHDHDHNHDERELITLVDEQGNETLFEILLTIDGKEEFGKNYVLLIPANAEEDENGEVEIQAYSFTENEDGTEGDLQPIPEDSDDEWNMIEEVFNSFMEE, encoded by the coding sequence ATGGCACACAATCATGATCATGACCACAACCATGACGAACGCGAATTGATTACATTGGTAGATGAGCAAGGAAACGAAACCTTGTTTGAAATCCTTTTGACCATTGATGGAAAAGAAGAATTTGGTAAAAACTATGTTCTTTTGATTCCTGCAAATGCAGAAGAAGATGAAAACGGTGAAGTAGAAATCCAAGCTTACTCATTTACTGAAAACGAAGACGGAACAGAAGGCGACCTTCAACCAATCCCAGAAGATTCAGATGATGAATGGAACATGATTGAAGAAGTCTTCAACAGCTTTATGGAGGAGTAA